The genome window gctccacctactatttGGCTCCATGGTTTctcccctaccagtcccagtggccTCCAGCCACCATTGGATGATGCCGTTTTTGCTTCACAACGATCCATGCGCAGGGAATGAGCTCACTATGCGTATATAGGATGGGCTGGGGGGCTGTCCATAAAATGTGCTAAGCACCTTATACCCTTCCTTCCCAATTTGTCAGGCTGGTGCAAACCTCTTCCGATAAAGTATGTCACACATCGCATGATGTCCTGTGCCCTTGATAGTACCCAGCTCTGTTCATTACCTGTTTTTATATAATAAGACCCTGCCTTATATAAAaaacattggtccacctagctcagtcttATGTACACTGGATGGcagtgtaggaacataggaagctgcctattggtccctctagctcaataCCGTCTACACTAAATGAATATcggcccatgtagctcagtgctgcctacactgactggcagcggctcttctgggtttcaggcaggagtctctcccagctgtgcctggagatgccgccatgcgaagcagatgctctaccaccgagctgtGGCCCCTCTCCAGTTGTCtattgtgtagacaatactggagtctcagacagggatctttcccagtctgacctgcagatgccaggggactgaacctgggaccttttgcatgcaaagcacgtgctctaccaccgagctacggcccttcctatCTCTGCACTATGAACTTCAGTGTGCCTTTTGCCATGGCTGTGCAATGGTGGTATTTGTACCACTGTTATGTAATGGCCTATTTGTGTCCGTGAACGCAGAGGGAGATTAATTTTGGCTTTTAAATGACCATTTAGGATCTCGGCAGATGGCAAAATAGTGACATGCGCAGGCCGGGCCTTGGCAGTGAGGAAGGTAACATTGTTTTATTTGTCTGAGTCACACAGCCCTCAAAACCATTTCTCCTGTTTTTCCAACTGACTGTAAAGACACCTGCAGTGGAACAGCCGATTGCAGCTTGTGTGGCTGCCAAATGCCCTTTCTGGACCCTAGAAAGTAGCAGATAATGCTCTGGTAGCATTAGCAATAAATCACTTTGTTTCTACAATTGCACTTGGTAGGAGCGAGAGACCAAGGTGATAACAATAGATACATTCCTCTGGTTGCTCTAAAGACACCTGCGCCAAAGAGTAATAAAAGGAAGGCACAAAGGCAGGTCATTTGAGAAATTTAACACGGTGGACTGTAAAGTGTAAGTCCATGGGGAAGGCCACAGCTCAGcaacagagcatctgctgtgcatgcagcaggtctcaggtccaatccctggtatctccagagaGCTCTGGAATctaccctgtctgaaatcctactgccaatcagtgtaggcggatcaatggtctgactcagtataaggcagccttcttTGTCTCCAGTAGGTCCTGCCCAATTTTGACAGCTATATGGGCTGTCAGGCGGTGTCATACAGTTTCAGGCATAAGAGGGAGCAAGAATAGTCATTTGAAAGGAGATCTTTGTATGACTGAAAGTGATAATGCTggaggaatggagtggagggaagagcATAGACGGTTTAAAGATATGGAGTAGATTAGGTGtgaggaaactttggccctccagatgttgctgaactacaactcccatcatccctaaccattggccatacttgctaaggctgatgggcattgtagtgcagtgatatctggagggccaaaggctccccacctctgGATTAGGTGCTAGTGTTGGATCCCAGAGTTGATGGGAAGTTAGTGTGAGAATTTAAGGAGAGGAAATACATGGTCAGAGTGGTGAGAATGACTATCCAGACAGAGGATAATCAAAATCAAAATGAAGTCTCTAGTTCTGAGGGTTGTAATGCAGTGATAAGTTTGGAAATGTAATGAGTGGATGGAATGAGGGGGTgggtagagagagagaaaccagaaacTTTACAAGAAACTTGTTTTATGATCCTTCTTTTCCAAAAGGTGTTTTGATGGGCCTCAACTCCattagggagaggagaaggaggaaaatcTGGACTTTGAAATATTGTGATTTCCAGATTTCCACCGACATTGATCAGAGGACATCATTCACTCACCAAATGTTCTAGTTTTAGCTTtgaaaaaagcaacaacacaatGGCCACCAAAGGAAAGAAGTTGCCACCCAGTGGATTACTAAAGTAAAACCTGACGGGAGAAGCCACCTAGAAAAGGAGATAAACCACAGGAGAGGCCAGCGTTTTGCAGTCTGGCATATTCATACTATACAGacatgagaagctgccttatactgaattagacAGACCACGggcactggcccatctagttcagtaatgttctacgctgactggcagtagaaactttccagagtttcagactgggGCCTTTCCCATTGCTATCTGGAGATGCAGAGGAATGACCTAGGACTTTTTCTtcatacaaagcatgtgttctgccaatGAGCAGCCGTCCTTACCCTGAATGCCAAAATCTTTCCAGTCGCTTGGAGGTATATAATCCTGTTCTATTGCTGAAGCTGAGCAGGACTAgctttaaaccagaactatcattagaagcaaaaatgatgaaaatgaggttatcatactttggacacataatgagacgacatgattcagtagaaaatataataatgctgggaaaaacagaagggagtagaaaaagaggaaggccaaaccagagatggattgattccataaagaaagccacagatctgaacttacaagatctgaacagggtggttcatgacagatgctattggaggttgctgattcatagggttgccatgagtcgtagtcgacttgaagacacataacaacagccCAACTAGAAGCACGTGAGTCTGAACTCTTTTGAGAAAGGGTGCAAATTATCTAATAGGTAAATAAACACCTGTTCTGAGTCAGGGCTGTTTGGAACAATTgctctgtaatcttttggaaatAATAACGATTCAACAGAGTCAGTGCATAGTAATTGTCTTCAGTCAGCACAGTGACAGAAACTTAGCAACAGGTAGAGCAGCAGGACAAGCCTGGAAGGATGTCATGATGAAATACAGACTCAACCATTTTTGCAGCTTTTGCGCAACAATGCCATTGCCTTCCCCAGACTGCTCTGCGACCTCTCCACCAATGACCCCtccaccatttttatttttaagttaaTTGGAAACTGTGCCCTCTTTAACACCCAGAACACAATTCACCTacgatctttaaaaacaaaagggagcTACTCAGGATGATTAAGGTCAGAggtccccaaactgtggtccgtggaccaccagtagcCTGCGAGCTTCGTTTAGGTCCAGAGTTCTTAACCTCTGATCCATGGACCCCTTGGGGATCCATGGATGGTCTTCAGGGGATCTGTGAaccggacacacacacacacaaaatcatgtccaatgcaacaaaataaattgtatttatttatttatgggggtccaaaactttcatcagattctcaaaggggtccgtTAAGTAACATTGATTTAAGTGGTTCACAGTATCAATGACAATTCCATATAATCCTTTTCCACTCATATGATCCTTTATTTACTGTagatatttcccccccccttctctggTCTCCCTGGTTTAAAAGTAACTAAATATGGAAAAAGAGATTATGATGAAATACAGACAAGTTTTTGAGTTTTCTTATGGCAAAACGCCACGCCCACCTCCCCTACTTTAGCTACGGCAGGACAGCAAATGAGACGTTTCCGTACAGTGACGTCAAGAAAAAGATGGCGATGCCCACAGTCAGAATGCGGAAAGCGCATGCGCTTTTTTTTTGGTAGGTGGGAGGAGCGGGAGAGGCGCTTCGGCAACGGTGCGGCAAATAGTGCTGCAGGTAACGTGTCTTTCTGCTTTCCTGGAAATGTCTCCCTGTCTCATGCATAGTGTTTTCTTCATAGGCCGTGCGCGCATCCTCCGCCTGAAGTTGCCCATTCAGCCGGGTTGGAGATGAAGATCTTGCCTTGCTGATACTAATTAAGTCCGGGGCTTTGAGGCCTACACTTTGGGCATTTGCAGTCCTCCTTATCCTCCTCTCGTAGTCCTGATTGAGGACAGTTGCAATTCTCCATGTGTTGgaggtttcttttttctttctctctctcttcccccccatctCCCTATGAAGGTTGTGCCTCTGGAACAAGGGGAATCGTTTCACCGGGTTGTGATGTGAAACAGCGAGTTCTTTGAACGTTCACTTTGTGTCTTCCGTAAGTAAAACggtgactgatttttttttttaaaaaatgctgaaagTTCAAGGAAGATCCTGAAATATACCTACCGAGGCCAGCTGCAAATGCGAGTAGGGCTTCTGCAACTTTAATAACTATGCACAAGTGATGTTTCTGCACTACAATTCGATGCTCAGGAGCCCTGTGCCACCCTACCGAGTGTAGTTAAAATGCCTGTGGATGTAGCATGGGAATAAATTCTACCAAAATCTGGGTTTCCTGCTGAGTAAGCGCATATAAGAACAAGCTGTTTGTATTAAATTTTTTCATTTACACTTTCCacttctctctcttcttcccatCCCCTGCTTCTTGGAAAAAAAGCCGGCTGCAGTGCTCAGAATACTTACTTAATGGAAGGGAATTCTACGGAAATCAGAGAGTATTGTGGAGTATGCATGGTTAGGAGTGGGCTGCTTGTATTTTGCAGACCCTAATGGAGCTGTATGTGTTGTGATAGTGCTTGATTGGGCTAATGGGTTGTGGAAAGTTTACTTTAGATGCATCATATAGACCAATTGCCCCAAGAGAACCTCTGAATTGTCTAAGCATTTGGGTTGTAACGTTGGAGCTTCTGTATGCCTGAGTTGCCTTGGGATGTGCATATTTTaagacagggatgaggaacctgtggctgtctaGATGGTGTtgatagctcccatcatccttgaccgttggccattctggttggggctgatgggagctagagtccaacatcaGCAACGTTATTATCATTATGATCATCATCACATTTATGCAcctcctttcttccaaggagctcaaggttatATACATAGctctcccccattttatccttgcaacaaccctgtgaggtagatttggctgagagacagtgactggcctaacgTCACCCAGtgcgtttcatggctgagtgggaatttgaatcctAGTTTCCTAAGTTCTAGTTCGACTCTCTAACAACTaactggaaggccacatgttTTTCATCCATGGGCTGGGGAAAGCCTAGTTGCTTTCCTTCAGCTTGGGCGAAAAAAGGCTTGGGGAGTAGATTAAGCCCTGAGACAGGCATCTTCTGAGGTTGGTTCTCTCCCATCCCCCTGGAGCCTTTATATTGTGAGAGGGTGCACCACCAGCACGGGGGAGGCAAGAAACTGGAACTGAGGATATGCTTCCTCTGAGCCTAATCCTCTCCCCCTTCATTTGTGAAATCTAATGCAACACACGtacaactgatttttttaatCGTTCCATGCTTGTGTTTTAAAGGCTTCCCCTAGATTCATTGTTCCCTCATTGACCTTTGAGTAGTATTGCACATGCACAATCACAAAGGTGAAAAGGGAGCACCTGTGGTATCTGAACTGGGGataagtttttattctgtatcgCAGAAATAATCGTgttgtggttggccactgtaagaacaggatgctggactacatgagcctttggcctgatccagtgttgcttttcttatgttcatctCATGATTGTACTTGAATGACCAATTGATTGTCTTCATGATCCTGCTGCTTGTAGGAACAACAATACCATGGAGGCCCCTCCAGTCACCATGATGCCTGTCACTGGTGGTACTATTAACATGATGGAATATTTACTTCAAGGTAAGTCACAGCCAAGAATTGGCTTGACTTTCGTATCTGATTCATTCTGTATGACATTCTACTGGAAGAATGTATGTTTCTTTAGTAATGCAGACAAATTCCTTTTATGGCTGCAAGACTGTTAAAGACACAGAATCATCAAAATTGGGAGCTAACTACTCTACGGCCATTGCATATATTAAACAACAAACCTAATTTGTCACAAATGCTTGTTTCACATCTGTGCCTCTTTATTTTTTCTCATTGATTCACATAAAAATGTAGTCTGTGAACAGGACTCTGTTGCAAATGGCAAACCGTAGCTCCATCTTTTGTGAAGATATTGGTGGTTCTCTGTTTGTAGTTTTGTTTAGGGAGGCTTTTGTAGTATTTGCAGCTTGTCACAGGTTTATTTGTGTTGGGATGTTACTGAACTGTTGACGCAGGGGGATGCTTTGCTTTTGTTAGTGGGGATGGCAATGTGTTCACTCCTGGTATCTTGACGATTCCCTTCTACCTCTAGGGAGTGTTTTGGACCAAAGCCTGGAGAGCCTTCTTCATCGACTTCGTGGCCTATGTGACAACATGGAACCAGAGACCTTTCTGGATCACGAGATGGTGTTTCTTCTGAAGGGGCAGCAGGCCAGCCCATTTGTCCTCCGCACGCGACGCTCCATGGACAAACCTGGCACTCCTTGGCACTTGCGGTATCTTGGGCAGCCTGAAATGGGCGACAAAAACCGTCATGCCTTGGTACGCAACTGTGTAGATATTGCCACCTCTGAGAACTTGACGGACTTCCTGGTGGAGATGGGCTTCCGCATGGACCATGAGTTTGTGGCCAAGGGGCACGTATTCCGCAAGGGCGTTATGAAGATTGTGGTGTACAAGGTTTTCCGCATCTTGATTCCAGGAAATACTGATAACATCGAGCCCTTGTCGCTCTCTTTTCTTGTTGAGCTCAGCATTGTAGCACCAGCAGGACAAGACATGGTTTCTGATGACATGAGGAGTTTTGCTGAGCAGTTGAAGCCCTTAGTTCACTTAGAGAAAATTGATCCTAAAAGACTGATGTGAACTAGATGGCAGACAGCTAAAGCTTCAGTCCTTGCTGTTACAGAGATCGAGGGATTTCAGAAAGCTTTAATTAATACAGAGAAAGTTACTTTGCCCAGACCtcttcaaagaaaacaaaattaGGGAGATTGGATTGGTATCTTATTCAGTAATATATGGATTACTGTCCAGTGATTCCAAATAAACTTAGTGTTGCATTGCTGTTGGCTTTTTCTTATTGGATTCTGGAATTAAGGCATCTAGTTTTTGAGGTGAACTCAGATCTTTCTCTGGCAAGATTACCCTGAGCCATTTTGAATTCTGTTCTTCAGTCTTTGGGATCGATAATATTTTAATCTAGAATTTGAAACACAGTTTTTTCAAAaggttcttttctttttaaagcagctTTCCTCAACCTTTATAATCCTCCTTGGAGAGATGATGAGAGAGGGCCCGTTGTGTCTTCTTCATATGGCCTTCTGTTTGCTTGCATTTACATTTTCAGACTACCCTTTCCATTTCACAACTCTTTTAAAAAGTGAGGTTTCTACATGAGCCCCATTAGAGTGAGTGAAGTTTGGGAAGCAGCTGTGCTTAAGAACAGTCTTTTGGagtgacttttatttttgtttcatttctgtctttcctGGTCTCCTCATAATGAAACTTCTCCCTTTTTAATTCTAACCTTTCAGCGTCCATTCTCAGTCTTTCAATCTCCAACATtctctgcttttccttctcctcagcctccattctccCTCTTTCAGCATCCATTCTCAATCTCTGTTTCCaacacacgttgcttttccttctcctcagcctccattctcacttttaccattgcaatctctctatcctccttttcctcacgttcccatcttaacttctctcttaaatactctatataatCAGGAttacttgagtacccttctggggtctcttctctgacaggttctTTAGATTGGATTGATGCGAATGTtatcaatgctactcgcaattcatctaccccttgaCCCTCATGAGGTACATGGAACGTTATGcatttctccaccagctcctctcttttcattttcatatattcagccatgttttttggagctcacacactctttgccactcactctttgccacacacttaCAAGTAATCTTTATATGTTATtccttttagccacaccacttttagggactctctgttgttcgtatcccactgctacagccaTCACATGTGATGTTTCCACCTTTGGTTCCCCCCTGTCAGGtttccacctgcttgtggctaccgcctttcattaggcaccacctcaggacaccaccagtcactccctgtaaacaatagtgctagagactttgcctcagtctctctatagcttgttactttgtgtctgggtgcccttgctgtccacaacccccttatATCTTTGTCTTAAGAtgttgccttataatgagtcagaccattattggtcagtattgtctgcactccagagtttcaaacaggGAACATtcgtagccctacctggaggttctcaggattgaacctggtgccttctgcaACCAAAACAAGTgctctgtaccactgagctatgggctttCACCACATAATTGCTCGTATAATCAAATCTAGAAGACTTGCTAGGGATACCGAAAGCTATTGGTgtgtctagctcagtgttgtcaatGCTGAGTGGCAGTCGCTCTTGGGGGTTTTATACATCTTAAATATGATCTTAAATTGCCTTTTGGATAAAGGAAAAAGCCAAAACTTAAAACACATTAGCTATGTGTAAAGTGTCAACAGCTGTTAACTAtgttcttaaaaacaaacttatGTCTTGTCCCATTTTTTCACTGATGTTTGCATTTTGTGTAAATGTGTGCTATATATAGTAGCTTCCATTGCATTTCTTTCATGAAAGAGGGTTTATGGCTGACTTCCTCAGATTAGTAGCTAATATGCCCATGATAACATGTTGGGTGAAAATTTGGCCTCCACTTCAATCGGGATGTTCTTGTAAACttttcagattaattctactgggtGTCATGAATGGGGCCTGAGACATATTTTATGATTCACTTTAATGGAAGTCTTTTCTCTAGGTATTTCATGTATGCCATCTGCTCCTAAAATGCAGGTGGTTTGGTTGAGCTGTTTGACAGCAGATTGCAAGATCAGTCTCTCATGGCCTATAAACATCCTGACAGATCTGTCTTTCCTTGATCTGTTTCTTTGCTGACAGAGCTGCATGTTGTCATGTGTAGAAAGGTTCTATTCATGCTACTGGTTCCAAAAGAATTGGCAGCTGGCTCTGCCTCTACTTTCAGTCCATCTTACCATTAGTACTTTTGATTACATCCATTGTATATAGAAAAGTGGCTTTTTAAGGTGGGATGGCACCAAGCTAATTGACATTAGTCACATCCCTTATCTTATGATGTAGAATGAAAAGCATGTCAAAGAAGTTTCCTGTTCTTTAATatataaaccaggtgtgggggacctctGTTCCTTCAGATATTACTGAtgggatgggaaatacccggcttagcagtagcacgtgtgagaaggaccttggaattgtagtggatcgcaagttgaacatgacccagcagtgtgatgctgtggcaaaaaaggcaaacgcggttttgggatgcataaacagagctatagtttccaggtcgagggaagtaatagtcccactatattctgcattagtcaggcctcatctggaatactgcgttcagttctgggcgcctcattttaagaaagatatagacaagttagagcgggttcagaagagggcaacgaggatgatagccggtatggagaacaagtcttatgaggaaaggttgaaggaacatggtatgttcagtctggtgaagagaaggctgaggggtgacatgattgcgctctttaagtacctgaagggctgtcacatagaggcgggtacagatttgttcactgctgccccagagggtaggactaggtctaatggttttaagttgcaggagcgtagattcagattggacattagaaggaacttcttgacagtaagggcagtttggcaatggaactgactgcctagggaggtggtgggatccccttcgctggatgtcttcaagcagaggctggacagctatctgcgggagatgctctagctgtggatttcctgctgtgagcagggtgttggactcgatggcctacaaggccccttccaactctatgattctatgaaatactaTATACcaataactcccatcagttccagcaagcacagccagtgGCCTGGGacgatgggagctatagtttatccacatctggagggccatatgttCCTCACATCTGGTATAAACTCTCACAAAGAATATTGCGTACAGATGGAACTGCAAAATTTGTTAGTAGTGTATCAGGAATTTTCAAGTGTTGTTACAAAACCCCTTTTTACATAGCACAACAATTTGAGCCTTTTCAAA of Rhineura floridana isolate rRhiFlo1 chromosome 15, rRhiFlo1.hap2, whole genome shotgun sequence contains these proteins:
- the MED18 gene encoding mediator of RNA polymerase II transcription subunit 18, producing MEAPPVTMMPVTGGTINMMEYLLQGSVLDQSLESLLHRLRGLCDNMEPETFLDHEMVFLLKGQQASPFVLRTRRSMDKPGTPWHLRYLGQPEMGDKNRHALVRNCVDIATSENLTDFLVEMGFRMDHEFVAKGHVFRKGVMKIVVYKVFRILIPGNTDNIEPLSLSFLVELSIVAPAGQDMVSDDMRSFAEQLKPLVHLEKIDPKRLM